The window GAAAGTGACTGCTTGTGAGATTTACCTGGGACACAAATTGGCAATGGGCTGATCTTGCAGCTATATCCACCcattttcagattatttcttcCAGTTCCAGGGTCCACCTTTCTATGGGATGTTGCATgcatataatttaaataaataggaatgttatatataatatatgatTGGATATTGCACTTGATGTTGCATTACAAAAATAGAACTAAACCTCTTGGAGCTTCAGTTGTAGAGAGGCTAGAATCTTCAACAGCTGGAAACCCCGTTTCCCAGCGTAGAGAAAGCTGGAGTTTCTCTGGTTCTGCAGAGAGGAAGCAGCGGAGAGGATGGCACCTCGTGCAGCTCTGGTGAGGAAGGGTTGGGTAGATGGTAGTCCAATGGGAACTGCTGAGTGATGTGGTGAGAATGTGTGGGATTATAAGCTTGTGAGGTTTGTTTCTTCCCATTTACATATTACTTAAAGCTTCTACATAGTtaccttccttctcttttggcAAATAAATGCAAGTGGTGCTTCCTGGTGCCTTACCCATGGTGCCTTCCCAGGGTGAAGCTGAGTGTGGCTCTTTGCAACCTGAACTTGGCTCTTTGGTAGTCCAAGGCGAGAAGGAACTGAGGCAAAGACTAAGGGATTGGTAGGGAAACTCATGGTAGAGTTGGGCTTCCTACCTTTAACCcatcttttttctgttggtttcagcctcctgcaagctCGTGGTGACTTTTGAGGAAGACCTGGTTGTGCTCCTCCTCGCTGGAGGAACTTGTCTAAGACTGCCAAAGTTTTGGGATcgttttttttgtggtggaaAAACTTAACattgcatgcacacacacacacacacacacacaaaatcaggaaaatgtTACCCCAAGGAAACTTTTCAATTATGTCAAGtaaatcattttttaaatatcagttgTATAAAATGCTTGTTTCAAGTtgacatttttctctgtatgaAAAACTACTGTGTCagttttttattgaaaatgctAACTCTTTGTTATGACACTTCAAAATCAGCACCTTTCTGGACATGTTTGGCAAAAGATTTTTATATCTAAAATGTGCGTCATTTCAGTTTGCAGTGAAAGCAGGTGTCAATCTCTAATCTTAtgtagcaaaaaaaccccacttttggttttaaaagcatgttCAGATCCAAGGAACAGCAAGCGCTCTGTTCCaaatgtggtttgttttgggtttttttccccccacaaaaaTCTCCTTGGAGAGAGGTGAAATTGTAGTGAGGCTTTATTTATTCCTTAAAATGTGACGAGGGAGAggaacagagaaggaaacaaatagGAAAAGTCTCATTCCCGTCCTCTTcagtttcccttctgttttttttttttttcctgatttcgTCCCTTAACAAGACAATTCCTTCCTACATGAACAAAACATTGGGTAGTGCTGTTCCCAGGGCAGATCCTGGGCTGAATTCCCGGCCATGAAACCTGTTTCAGTGAGACAGGAGTGGAAGAGTAGTCTGTGGGTATGGCACCGATGTACTCGTGAGAGCCCAAAACACCCGTAGCGCTGTGTCTGAATTCATGGCTGCTGATGGGGAGGGGACCGAAGAGCAGCGTACCTTGGAGCAGGGTTATTCCGCTCCCTGTGTGTTAGACATGGCTGgaaaaagagggaggagaaaaaagtaagGTTAGGATGTGAGCCGAAGGGAAGCACAGAGCAGGTCCtgtttttcctgtcctttctaCGGCTTCAGTTGTCTTAGGAGAACGAAGCGTGTTTTCCATCTTGTGGTGCTCTTGATGGTAAATGGCCACTGCGGGCATCATGGTCTTTTGCAAGGGATCTGTAAAAGCTTTACCGCCTGCTCCCTCCCCCAtcaaacccagcccccaaactAGACTTTCCATAGCCTGGTGATGCGAAAAGATGACATAGGAGGTGGAATGGAGAGAGattcctttattattattattagaaatagaaaaaagtgtCCCTAGCCTTCTTTCCAGGGAGAAGCGGCAGTGGTTCCCAGATGTCCACTAGAGTAGGTCTTGCCTTATCACAAAAATGTGCTACCTCGCATCTTTTAAGGTTTCTTTCCTTGAAATGCGATGCAAATGTTGATAGAAATGAAGTCAGCAGACTAAAACTCCTAGCCTTTGTAGCAGGATTGTTTATCACATTGCACTTTGCATCCTTGAGCACTGGATGGCAGGTGGTGCTGGGTGTTCACGTCCTGGGTGCTCATTCCTTATTCCCTGCCCCGCGCATGCAGCAGCTCTTGGGGCTGCTGGCACCTCTTCCAACTAACGCTGTAACGCCTCCTGAGAAACGAACAGTATCTCTGTGCACACATGATGTCACGTTACGCAACAAGCCctgtgtgcccaggctgcgcCGGGCATGCTATGCAGGCGTAGGTCTGTCCTGCCATGCAAACGGGGGGCGAGGTGTCCTGAAGCTGCTTGGCCAGGCTCTGCATGAGCTGCCTGGAACGTGCCACTGTATTTCCACCCAGGAAATGTGGGTGTcattgctttctgaatgcaaatgaTGGCACTTAGGCTAGCTCCTCGGGTGCTGCTGTAGGTCCTGATACACCTGATGTGAATTCCTAATGCAGGAGAGAAGGGATGAAATACCCCAAGGCtgattttttgggtttgtttttgtttggttttttttttaatgtgctagGTCCTTTGTATTAAGGATAAATTCATGTTTTCCTCTTGACTGGCTATCTTTGCACACTTGTCACTGCATCTTGCAAGTCTAAGATTGTGTAGAAATCAGATATGGTGAGTTCTGatcaacaacaaaagaaaccctTTAAATTTCAGCCTACATTCAAGTGCAATGAATTGTAAATGCTTCCAATTATCTAATGACATAGATTCCTTGTTCCTGGTAACTGGCTGTCTTCACTTTCAGCCTTTAAAAGAGCCCTAAACAGAAAATCAGTGTCTTGTGTTTAAAACCTGAAAGTCTGCACATGCTCAGCCTGTAGGTTAAGCGGGAGCTGCTCAGACATGGCTTTATGCACCTCACCAAAATGATCAATTAAGAAGCTTGTAACCCAGGAACCCCTGTTTGAAATGTGCACTTCTGGACATGGGGGGGGAATAAAAGGCTTATATCAAAAAAGCCTTTCAACATGAAGTGtcagaatttttccatttgaaaaccCAGGTGCAGTAATTGGCTCTTGTGAAATTCTTTCCTGAGCTCTGCAGTTTCAAGGAGTTGACggtgttaaaagaaaaaaggaaaaaaaaggtgaatggCAGTTTAAATTTTCAAACCGGCCTCCTGAACTAGTTGAAGAGCTTATGTTCCTCATTGCTTCTGTAGTAGAGGGGGAGCAGGTCCCTGGGGAGGTCAGCAGGGCAGGGCACGGCAGGCAGCAGTAGGTTGTGGGGCggctggctgggcagggcagtgATGGGTGGTGTGCCGGGCTGTAACACCAGCCGGGGCAAGACATGCGCTTCGGggtgccagctctgcaggggcaGCTTTGGCAGGTTTTCGGGGCTCCTGGTAAAGGCAAGAGGGTAGTAAGAGGGGTCTGCAGCGCTGATGGGATCCTGCAACCCACCCAGGCGATGCTGAGGCAGGGTGAAGGGAAGCCCTGCTCCTCTGGCTCACCTCCCCCTTGAAAAAGAGCGTGTGGGAGGGTTTAATTGCTGTTAGGTGCTAGGTGGGGAGTGCAGGGGAGCGAGTGCCCAAGCAGTGGGGGCTTTTACATctggctgctcctgcctcaGGTGGTCTGGGAGCGGCTCTTGCCCCTGCTTGAGGAGCTGAGGGGGCAATGCCTGCGTGGGGGCTTACCTTTGGAAAGCCAGGTTATTGCAGCCGGCGAATGCCCCTGGGAACACAGAGCTGGAGAGGGCTGAGAGGTGGTAATCGCGCCGATGGTAGTGCTTCAGTCTCCCAAAAGCATTCCTCCCTCTctcggggggggaggggtcaTGCTTCCATCCTCCTCTGACTTTCCTCCTatgctgctgcctgcaaggTGGAGAGAGAAATGCCCATGCAGATGCTTTCTTTGCACTTTGTGGCCTGGCTGTTTTCATTTACCACCCTGGAAACATTTGGCATGTTTGTAACCTAAACCAAAGCTGTCACCCAGTGGGTTTGAcccccttcctctgctcccagagGAAAGCACCGAAGCTGTCTCAGCCCTTCAGAAAAGGGGCACTGGTGAGGCACCAGCCAGTCCTGGGAAGAGCAGGCCAGCCGGGAGAGGTATGGCTGGTGCCTGTCGAGAGATTGAGATGTTATCtcttgcagggtttttttactcCTTATGCACTTCTGATGGGCTCCCACTTAAAGCTGCATCCCTAGGTAGGCTCCTGCATGGTCCCTGTCGCTGCGATCCCTTGTTTAGGATACCAGCGCTGGCAAAACCAAAGAGGTCCTGCTGGACCATAGGCCGGGAAAAGGGGGAAGTGCTGCTGTAGCGATGCTGCTCTGCGAGCGTGGTCCTGGCTGGTGGCACCTCTGTtcgcccagccctgctccccaccgtGGCTTGTCTCCCACTCCTTCCCAGAGGAGGATGCTCTTCCTTTCCGCCCGCTGGGCTGTGCACTCGCAGTTGCACTGAACTTAGCCTCAGAAAAGGGATATTCCCACCGACCATCCTCCATGTATTgtctgttcctttctttctctgtgatgGAGAGCTTTTTGTAAATCACCAAGCTAACAGCTTTGCATGCGCTGCGGCTTTCCTGGCAGGAGCCCTCTCTGCAAtcaccagcagcatccccgCTGCCGGGACTCATCTTCCTTATCGGGGCCCAAACATACCTTCACTTTGGAGCAGAGATTTAACTTTTTCATGCACGATCGTGCCAAGCTGCGGGTGGTTTCAGATGCGCGAACGGGGAGGATCGTGCAAGGGGGAAGAGTCCCGAGTGGGTGCAACCCGCGCAGCTCCGTGTCTCAGCAGATGGCAGCAGCGATTCTCcttcagctccagcagctctggctgctccTAACCCCTCcacaccccaaaaacccaacctctTTGCACCCCCAGCTCCGTACTCACTCACCCCCCGCGGCTTTTCCTCGCCCTATCCCGCCAGCAGCAGACTGCGAAGGAGACGGACAGTGCCAAGATGATGGCTCCGCTCAACAGCGAGGCGGCCACCGCAGCGCGGGAACCGGTGCCCGAAGGCTGCGGGGCGGCTGCGGAGCAAAGCGGGGCGGCGGTGAGCGGAGTCGGTGAGtcgtgtcccgtccccccccccccccccggtttcACTCCCCTGTGCAGAATAACCTAAAGTTATCCTTCAGGGTATAGTTTTTATTAATAAccattttaaacaataaataagaaagtttatggggggtggtgggggcagAAATCGTATTAAAACTTAATGTTTTCTTATGGGGGGGGGAAATCGTATTAAAAgttaatgttttcttcagaaaattaaagtcaaatgggaccaaaaaaaaaaaaaaaagtgtccgATGCATCTTGCATAAAACACAAAGGTAGCAGGAGTGAAGCCgtgaataaaaaattaaataaaaaaaaaggaatagaattggtggtaactttttttttttaacctggaaCATGTGTTTTTGCTTAACTGTtccttggggagaaaaaaagagaaaaaaaaataggcgtgggggggggaaagaaaaaagccagggaaaaaggaaaaaataaaaggtgggggaaaagtaaaaaaaaaaaaggaaaaaagaaagttggGGAACAAGTCAAAAAGGATTAAAGAAGCATGagtatctgaaagaaaaaatgggcttgtgaaatgaaaaaaaaaaattgaaaacttttATGGGCAtaatcatagcatcatagaatagtgtgggctggaagggacctttaaaggccatctagtccaaccccctgcagtgagcagggacatcttcaactagaccaggctgcccagagccctgTCCACCCcggccttgaatgtttccagggatggggcatctaccacctctctgggcaacctgttccaccaccctcactgtaaaaaatagCCACttccttcagatttttcttgGATGGGTGTAGGGTTCATCCAAGTGTGTGATCCTTCCCTGCTGTAGGACTGATGTCTGGAAAGAGCAGGTGAATTACATCCTGATCAAACCATAAAGGGAACTTAAATGACATTTGCTAAAGTTAGGGAAGTGGCTCCCATCCCAAGGACAAAATAATGTCAATGAATTCACTAACATCTGCAAAAATGGTATGTTTAGGTtttcagaataataaaatacacagattCAAAAAACTCAACCTTATGACACTTGCACAATAACCAAACGAAGACTTCTaatgctttttgtttcaaagagaaCAAGTgcatggggattttttttccctaaaacgGTCTTAAAAACTCTTTATTTTGGGGAACCCAAGGTGTGATTTAAAGTGtggaggtggggttttttttggttcacCCAACTTGTTTCTGTATTAAGCATTTAGGACTGAGAAGACAGGGTTTGCTAATGAGCTTTATGAATGTTTTACTACGGGAGTACCTGTAATCTATTGCAACAAAgttcattgcttttattttgctgtgtttacTTTTATGAAGGAAAGACGCTCACTGACTGTGTATCACGAGGTTTTACAGCTCTGAATTGATATGAATCgcattatttctgttttcattgttaAAGGGCAAGTTGCCTGGGGTGCTTCTGAGCTGAGGTACCTGCAGGGATGTCCTACAATTGgagcattttggtttttaatttgaCCTTTGTGAGATGTTACCGtttcaaaatggattttcttATATCGAAGTGAAAGAGAAGTGGCAAAAGCGAATGTGGTAGAGCTTCTccatttcaaactttttttagCCAACTATTGCACCACAGGTTTGCCCATACCCTGTTTCTGAAAGGGCCCCAGGTCTTTGATTCTCAGTGTCCAGCTCAAGCAATACAATTCACACGTAAACTATGTAGTATTTATaacttttgtggttttgcttgctgctgaaaaaaatatataacttCCTTGAGGGCAGttttcctgaaattattttatgtacGTACATGATACACAGTGCGTGAGAGAAAGCTTTTAAAGCAATAAACTTTGTTCCTTTGACGTTAAGCCATTCATTCTCGATGAGCATGTACCACAAAAAACACGTGGGCCGTTTGCAACTGGCACATGCTCTGCATGCTCTTTCATAAACAGCATGTGGTAGGTTATTACAAAGTTCAGCTTTCCTCCTGCTGAGAGCTTTTGGCTGTGCCCTGGAGTCACTGTGCCTGGCACCCAGCATTGGGCATCAGCCAGTACCAGGTTTTGACTCAACTTAGTGACTTGTGTTCCAGATATGGGGAGCGAGATAAGGCCTGTTTATCTGCTGAGCCGGTGCCAGATGAATTCACCCTTTGGCAACCCCTCGCCTTATTGCAGCTCACGAAACGCTGCTGCAGGGGCCCCACTGAAGCACGGCATTTCACCCGTGCTGACGACCACCGACTGGGTCAAGCTGGACCTCCGCTGTCCCCTTTTTGGGGTGGCTGGGGCACCCCACATCCTCCTCCTACCCTCGCCGGCTTAGCCAGAGTGAGGAAACCCCCGTGCAAGGGGTGGTGGCTGCGCCTCCCCTCCCTGGTTAGCAATCGGGTGGCGTCACCTGCACCGCGCTGAGACCCTATACGTGGGCACAGGGGCTGGGTCACGCCAGCGGGCTCCTTACCCTGGCAGTGGGGCGGCGGGTGGCTCCAGGACGAAGTGCTCTCCCGGCGGAGGCAGGAGAGCCTCTCGCTGCCCACCAGCTGGTacccctcctggcaccagtACACAAGGACCGAGCCCAAGGAGACGCCCGAGCCTCTGTCCACGTAGTAGTATCCATAGTGCGGCGGGGGGAGAGCCGTGCACGGcgctgggggagaaggggagatgtTAAGTGCAGCTGGGGACAAAGCCCCCACTGGTGATACATTTGAAAAGGCTGCCGGGCCCCTGTGTCACTCCTGCAGGTCCTGCAAgtctctgaatttattttttttgcgTAATCCTAAAGGAGAGACATAGGGAAATCTAGTGGCTTTATCTGGATAATAAATCTTCTAGTTGCAAAGTCTGCAATGTGAGCAGCTACTGAACAGCAGAAGTGGGACTGGAAAGGTACAGAATGGGGACAGTGTGCAGAGGGCAACCTgtaagaaggaaaggaagaggatggGTGTTTTGTAATACCCCAGTATTCTGGGAGAATTTTGTTGGCTGGAActcaaagcaataaaaatacaactCCATGCTATAGATACTTTTTCCATCccagcctttatttttttttttctaatttgttaCCCACAACTATTCAGAGCTACTCAGTTATCCTGCTTAGATCATCCTTTCTGCATTGCACCCTTTGCTTCTTTAGTGCTGTCCTTGCTCCAGCTTGCTAGTACCTGGCAAGAGCCGGGAGTGAGGCGAGCTCCAAATGGGATGCCATTCGCACTGTGCGCTTGCAGAAAAACCCTGGATATACTAACACAAGGCCAAGAAAATGTGGATGAGTAGAGTTTTGTGTAACAGGTATCACAGGTACCAATATCCTGAATAAAGGATCTGATCGACTCTAGTTAAGGCTAGCTTAAAACCTTCAGGCAGAAGCGTGCTTTATGTAGCTCAGGGGGAACTTTTGAGGGAAATTCCGAGTGCAGCAGTAAAGCTAATGCGAGAAAGAGGTTTGGTTTGCCTCTTCTTTTGCTGAGATGATGTAGGCTTCTCCTCCAGAGGGACTGACAAGAAGTAGATCAGGTTGAGTAAGATCAGACTTTCTCCAGGTCCAGCCATACTGTTAACAGGTAGTGGAGATGTCTGTAAGAATAAATTCAGCGGTGCCAGGGGGGCTGCCTGGATGCCTGGACTGGATCTGTCATATGGTTAAATCGTCCGGCACTGGGTAGCACCTTCCCCAGTAATCCCTCGCCGCGATTTGGAGATAAGGCGGTCCAGGGCCTGTTCCCAACAGGCATTTTGGAAACAACACATAGTTCATAAAGGTTTGGGAAGGTGAAAGGTTCGGTAGCACAGCACGGGCTGCTCTGCGCCACAGCCTGCACCGGGTGGGCAGTCACCCCACGGGAGCCCCAGCGCCATGTCCCACTTGCTGGGGAACAGCGTGTGCTCTGCTCTAGgaagtggattaaaaaaaaaaaatcaccctcaGCATTTGGAGattatttgtgcttttaaaaaatctccaTTCTCATTTCTCCCTAAGGGTCCCAGCTCAGCCCTTTGGGACTGGGATGTGTGCACCTGTaccctgggcagggagctggtcCATCATGAAATGCATAGAGGTTAACATGGAGGACTTTAGTCTCAAAGGAAGACAGTTAAGTGTTAAATTTCTTCCCTGTGCCTGGTGACTTTGCCTCTGATGCGACACATTTCTCCCAGAAGCTGCTGTGGCTGTAAGGACCACAGAAAGCCCTGCAGCCCCTACATGTACCCTAGGTGTGCCTCCGCACCTGTCAGGAGAAGCACTGTCATGCCATCATCAACGTGTCCCCATGCCCTTCACCCTGTGTGCCTGCACAGTGGGGCCCCGAGCAGCCCCgcagagggaaaggcaggcgATTGCTCGCTGAAGTACCTGAGATGTTGCTGTGCACGTAGGTCCCGTTGGCAACGTCTCTGGGCAGCCCCTTTCTGACGTGTCCTGCCCCGGGCGAGGTGGTCCTGGACCCAGCAGCATCACTCCAGGCAAAGCTCAGGCAGCTCCAGGGCAGCAAGCAAAGGGCGATACATTTCCCAAACCTTTGCCCCGTCATGGTTTGGGGAAACACAGCATCGTCAAGTGCCCGGCTGTCCTGAGTGCCTGCAGTTTCCCTTTGCTTCTGAGCAGGAGTCAGCTGGGATCTTAGGGCATTAAGCCTTGAGCAGCAAAGCCAGCAGCCTCTCTCCCCACGGGACTTGCCTCTCCTCCGTGTCGGCACAAACCCCATGTCCCTGCTCCTAGCAttgccagccctgctctggtCACTCGGCTGAGCGGCTCCGAAGCCCCACAGAGAAAGCAGGTGTGGGAAAGGGAGTGAGAAGCAGCAAGCACTCGGGATCCATCTTTTACAGCTCCCTCCTGCAGGGACCGGCTGTCCCCATCTCTCCAGGTGCTGGAGATGCACATCAGGCACCGTCCTCCTCCTCTACCTGCTGAAATCCACACTCAAGCTCACTGCTGAGACTCCTGAGCTGCAGACCCTCCTGTGctcatcccttccctcccaccagAGCCTAGGGCTGATTTTCtataaacagcagcagagcgGGATATGAGCCATGGGAATCAAAAGGATTTCATAGCAGCAACTCTACCAGCTTTGTCGCTGCGGGAACCGCAGAGaactctgtttttccttttccttgggGCTCCCTCTGCACAGCATCTCTCTGCCTGGTCACTTCAGGCCCTGATGTTTTATGATGTTTTATAGCTGGAGGGGCTGTAGCAGCGACCAGCTCTTGCCGCCTGGGATGTAGGTTGCTCTTACCTGCCCCTACCCGCCTGGTCCCTTCTGTGTACCCAGAAAGAGACATGGTGCCCCACGTTGCCCAAGTGCTTGAGACAAAGACGTTTTCAGCAGGCAATGGCTCTGCGTTGAGGCTTttcccagcagccagcacagcagctgtgtgACCAGCAGGGCTTTGCAGCGGTTTTTGGAGCATCCCCTGCTGTGGCTATCTTCTCCCCTCCTTGCACCCCCTGGAGCTCCCCTCGCCCTGCGGGTCTCCTGTGCCCCTCCTGTCCTGCATCCTTGCCTGTCCTGCGGCAACCTGGGACTTACTGCAGGTATAAGTGTTAAAGCCCTTATTGATACCCTGTTATTCATTCATAGCCTTGGCACCAATACAGCGGCCTCGGCGGCTGGGTGTGAGGACATTTGCAAGCACTCACAGCTTGGCAGGGAGATTCTCTGGCTCTGTGGGtcagtttttgtttgcttctcttttaTATCCGTGGCCTGTAGCTGCAGCCAATGTGCTTGGCTGAGAATGGCTGCCTGAGCGGATCTGGGGAGGGCAAAATGTTGCCTCGGATGTGTGGCCAACTCCTGTTTGTAAAACCAAACAGCGGTCTTGCGGTCTTAGTGTGATTTACTGCATCACATAAAGGGGAACTAAAAATGTCAGATGGCATCAAACCCCTGTCccatcctgtcccatcccatcctagGGATGCAGCCGAGGGGGTCTGTGGCAAGgaggggagctgtggggccgGGCAGTTGCTCAACCTTGCTTGTGGTCCCTTCCTGGCACTGGGACCCCCTTCCGCTTACACCCAGGGTGGCTCAGCAGTGCTCCGGCCCTCCTTGCACTTGTAGAGAGGTTTCTTGTCATCTCCATTGGCCTTGCCACCTGGGAATGCCTTAATCCTactctgcctgtctgtccatccatctCTCACACACTCCTTTTTGGTTCAGGCTGTGCTGGTACCTCTCTGGGCTTCTCTCCAGGGGATTTACTTGCCTTCTCAGGAAAATCTGTTTCAACCTCCCATGACTTACAATGGTCTAGCTCAGAAACAAccttaatttcttctctttccttgttAATCCTTCTTAAATAATGAACTTTCCCTGGCTCCTCTTGGAGAGCGTGCCAACGAGGAGGGGGTCGTCCTCAGCTCAGTGAAAAtggtttcttgttctgttttggttttttttaacttttcctttgtgACTGTCAGGATTTTGCCATTTGTGCAATGAAGGTAAGCTTTGAGGCAGGCTGGGTTGTGTGAAAGTGTTAACGCCGACAGCAGAGGAGCCAGCCTCCTGGGTACAAACACAGGCATCTCCtggcagctgggagctggggtACAGGCACCCCAAGGGCACTGGGGATGCAGGGACCAACCCTGAACCGGCCCCTCCGCCGAGCCTGAGCCTGGTGCTGTGTGTGCCTTCTCCTGCCAAGGCTTACGAGCTGTCCCCACCACTGCTGATGGCTGGGGGATGGTGGGAAGAACCAGGtgccctcttccccctccccactgccAGATGTGTCCTGATGCTAAACAGCTGGGGACCGAGCATGTGCTGCAAGCGTGGCCTTCAGCGCGGGGCTGGCAGCGGTAACTCTTGTCACATGTGCTGGGGTATGAATGGGCTCAGCAAAAGCCCGGGCACACAATAACCACACTTGAGCTTGTGCTCAAAATGCTGAGTAGATGACACGGA of the Grus americana isolate bGruAme1 chromosome 1, bGruAme1.mat, whole genome shotgun sequence genome contains:
- the LOC129201689 gene encoding sushi domain-containing protein 3-like, translated to MTGQRFGKCIALCLLPWSCLSFAWSDAAGSRTTSPGAGHVRKGLPRDVANGTYVHSNISAPCTALPPPHYGYYYVDRGSGVSLGSVLVYWCQEGYQLVGSERLSCLRRESTSSWSHPPPHCQAAPQPSGTGSRAAVAASLLSGAIILALSVSFAVCCWRDRARKSRGGQQHRRKVRGGWKHDPSPPERGRNAFGRLKHYHRRDYHLSALSSSVFPGAFAGCNNLAFQRSPENLPKLPLQSWHPEAHVLPRLVLQPGTPPITALPSQPPHNLLLPAVPCPADLPRDLLPLYYRSNEEHKLFN